Sequence from the Flavobacterium sp. TR2 genome:
TTTCTGTTTCTGGTTGGTTTGGCTATAATTTATGGTCTTCGAGATAATGATCAAATTCATCAAAAATTATCTTAAACCATACGGTATAAATTTCGGGCTGTTTTTTAATATCTGCTTTTACATCTTCAATACTCATCCATTTCCAGTCTTCCACTTCGTCTGGGTTTATGTTGGGTTCCTCATTATAGTAGCCAATCATAACATGATCCAATTCATGTTCTGTCAAGCCATTATCAAAAGGCGCTTTATAGATAAAATGAAACAGCTCTTTCAATTCAGCTTTAAAACCCATTTCTTCAAACAATCTTCGGCTTCCTGCTTCAATATTGCTTTCACCTTCTCTCTGATGGCTGCAGCAAGTGTTTGTCCAAAGCAAAGGAGAATGGTATTTATGATGAGCACGCTGCTGCAGCATAATTTCGTTTTTACTGTTCAAAATAAAAACCGAAAAGGCACGGTGCAAAAGCGCTTTTTCATGTGCTTCCAATTTTGGCATTAAGCCAATCTGTTCATCGTTTTGATTAACTAGTATTACATTTTCTTCTATCATAAGGCTTCTTAAGCAAACAAAAATACGAAAAAAGAAATGGCTTAAAAATGCTAATTAAGCTTGGCAAAAGCTCAACTTTTCACCCAATTTCTATTCTATTGATTTTCAATGCGATAATTATACGCTAAAATTTAAAAACTGTTAAAATTAAGACATAAAAACTACATTGTCTCATTTTACGTAACTAATAAAAAGTTAAAACATACTTAAAAATATCTGAATTGTCAACTATGTGACATTTTTCATGATAAGTCTCCTCGTACCTTTGAAAAACAATATTCAATTTAAAGCTTAAAATATGAAAACGAAAAAAATAATTCTCAGTCTCACTTTTATAATACCGCTTTTTATTCTACAAGCTTGCGGACAAAACACAAAAAAACAACCTGCAAAAACTGCTGTCATGGAAAACAAAATCAGTAAGCCGGGAAATCCATATTATTCAAATACCGACACAACGAAATTAAATGTAAGCAATGCCGAATGGAAAAAGGTTTTGCCTGAAGATGTGTACGCCGTAATGCGTGAAGCTGATACTGAAAGGCCTTTTACTGGAAAATACTGGAACACCGACGAAAAAGGAACTTATTATTGCGCTTCTTGCGGCAATATGCTTTTTAGATCTACGGCAAAATTCTCAAGCAGCTGCGGATGGCCAAGCTTTTTTGAACAGGGAAACAAAAAGAGCATTGTTTTTAAAAATGATAATTCTCTTGGAATGGAAAGAATTGAAGCGCTTTGCGGACGCTGTGGCGGCCATCTAGGACATTTATTTGATGACGGCCCTGCTCCTACCGGAAAACGCTACTGCATGAACTCGATTGCTCTTGATTTTATTCCCGACAATAAATAATCTAAAAATGAAAAATATACTTTTAATATGCCTTTTTGCGCTTTCGCCGAATGGCTTTTCTCAAAATAAAAAAGCAAACCTAGAAACAATCACACTAGGCGGAGGCTGCTACTGGTGCGTTGAAGCCGTTTACGAAAATCTTGACGGAGTAAAATCTGTAGTTTCTGGATTTTCTGGCGGAAAAACCGCGAATCCAACCTATGAAGAAGTTTGCACTGGAACAACTGGCCATGCTGAAGTCGTTCAGATTACATACGATAAAAACATAACCGATATTAACGAAATCTTCAAAGTTTTTTTTACCGTGCATGATCCGACAACTTTAAACCGTCAGGGAGCAGATGTTGGCACACAGTACCGTTCTGTTATTTTTTACAAAAATGACGAACAGAAAAAAGCGGCGCAAAGCATTATTGCCGAACTAAACAAAGCAAAGGTTTACAACAGTCCGATTGTAACCAAAGTGGAACCTTTCAAAGTTTTTTACAAAGCCGAAGATTACCATCAGAATTATTATGCCAACAATAAAAACCAGCCGTATTGCAAAATGGTCATTCAGCCCAAACTAGAAAAGTTTGAAAAGGTTTTTAAAGACAAATTGAAAAAGAAATAACGATTATACACATATTATTCTGAAACCGTCTATCAAAATGGGCGGTTTTTTTATTTCCCCAACCCCTGCAAACACAGGGATTTTCTTTTAATTAAAAAAATATTTCATTTTTTTTCCAATTATTTGTCCAATTCTGAAAGTTCGATTGTTATTAGGGTATAAACAATTAAAAATTATACATCATGGAAACTAGAATTAATTTATTCGAAAAAGGTCAAAAAGCAATTAGCACATTATTTGGAATCAGCGGGTACTTGAAAAAAGGAACAATCGAAGCTTCTCTTATGGAATTAATAAATTTCAGAATCTCTCAAATCAACAACTGCGGTTATTGTTTAGATATGCATTCAAAAGAAGCTTTGGCTGCTGGAGAGACACCACAGCGTTTATTTGGATTAAGCGTTTGGAGAGAA
This genomic interval carries:
- the idi gene encoding isopentenyl-diphosphate Delta-isomerase; the encoded protein is MIEENVILVNQNDEQIGLMPKLEAHEKALLHRAFSVFILNSKNEIMLQQRAHHKYHSPLLWTNTCCSHQREGESNIEAGSRRLFEEMGFKAELKELFHFIYKAPFDNGLTEHELDHVMIGYYNEEPNINPDEVEDWKWMSIEDVKADIKKQPEIYTVWFKIIFDEFDHYLEDHKL
- the msrB gene encoding peptide-methionine (R)-S-oxide reductase MsrB translates to MKTKKIILSLTFIIPLFILQACGQNTKKQPAKTAVMENKISKPGNPYYSNTDTTKLNVSNAEWKKVLPEDVYAVMREADTERPFTGKYWNTDEKGTYYCASCGNMLFRSTAKFSSSCGWPSFFEQGNKKSIVFKNDNSLGMERIEALCGRCGGHLGHLFDDGPAPTGKRYCMNSIALDFIPDNK
- the msrA gene encoding peptide-methionine (S)-S-oxide reductase MsrA, with protein sequence MKNILLICLFALSPNGFSQNKKANLETITLGGGCYWCVEAVYENLDGVKSVVSGFSGGKTANPTYEEVCTGTTGHAEVVQITYDKNITDINEIFKVFFTVHDPTTLNRQGADVGTQYRSVIFYKNDEQKKAAQSIIAELNKAKVYNSPIVTKVEPFKVFYKAEDYHQNYYANNKNQPYCKMVIQPKLEKFEKVFKDKLKKK
- a CDS encoding carboxymuconolactone decarboxylase family protein, which encodes METRINLFEKGQKAISTLFGISGYLKKGTIEASLMELINFRISQINNCGYCLDMHSKEALAAGETPQRLFGLSVWRETPYYTKRERVALALAEAVNACDVPDEIYEIAKAEFTEQELIDLALAVAAINAWNRLNITFANTPGSYRVGQFG